The following proteins come from a genomic window of Streptomyces leeuwenhoekii:
- a CDS encoding IS5 family transposase, translating into MSTGGSSHTGAEGREPPCEATKKVTGQHTGPSPVDRGRAGSKHHLITDGHGTPLAVLLTGGNRNDVTQLLPLLDAIPPVRGRVGRPRRKPDALFADRGYDHDIYRDRVRDRGILPAIARRGTRHGTGLGTYRWVIERSFAWLHGFRRLRIRWERRADIHEAFLKLACCLITHRQLGSLC; encoded by the coding sequence ATCTCGACTGGGGGCTCAAGTCATACCGGGGCCGAAGGCCGGGAGCCTCCTTGCGAGGCCACGAAGAAGGTAACGGGGCAGCACACGGGCCCTTCGCCGGTCGACCGCGGGCGGGCCGGCTCGAAGCACCACCTGATCACCGACGGGCATGGCACACCCCTCGCGGTCCTGTTGACCGGGGGCAACCGCAATGATGTCACCCAGCTGTTGCCCCTGCTCGATGCGATTCCGCCGGTCCGCGGCCGGGTGGGCCGTCCGCGCCGCAAGCCCGACGCCCTGTTCGCCGACCGGGGCTACGACCACGACATCTACCGCGACCGGGTCCGCGACCGAGGCATCCTGCCCGCGATCGCCCGGCGCGGCACGCGACATGGCACCGGGCTGGGTACCTACCGGTGGGTGATTGAGCGCAGCTTCGCCTGGCTGCACGGCTTCCGACGACTGCGGATCCGCTGGGAACGACGGGCTGACATCCACGAAGCGTTCCTCAAACTCGCCTGCTGCCTGATCACCCACCGACAACTCGGCTCATTGTGTTAG